One part of the Anaeromyxobacter sp. Fw109-5 genome encodes these proteins:
- a CDS encoding ATPase domain-containing protein, with product MENERVQTGVRGLDPILNGGLIRNSLYLLKGAPGTGKTTIGLQFLLEGARRGEKCLYLGLSETRGQVDALASSFGWSTDGVEVHDMRRRGEAEQQRGAYTVFSPHEVELEEISKEILAQVDRVQPSRLVLDSLSEIRLLADDSFRYRRALLRLGDQIAGRNCTGLLIDVDTEPGQGVVAETLVSGVLELEQLSPDYGGDRRRLRVRKLRASQSVGGYHDMEIGAGGVHVFPRLVASQHRTMHSSSEVLSGIAELDRLLGGGLDRGTSTVLVGPAGTGKSTIAAQFVARAASRGEKGAILCFDESPTNLLIRTTGLGIPLRSHVEAGTVEVRAVDPAEMSPGQLSDSVRQLVEEDHRIVVLDSLNGYINAMPGERFLAAHLHELLAYLSEKGVATLLTLAQHGFVASSESPFNISYIADTVLLFRYFEVAGEVRQALSVVKKRTGGHERTIRELRFEPSGVVVGEPLLKFQGIFSGIPQILDPDALRAKRGSSER from the coding sequence ATGGAAAACGAGCGTGTCCAGACCGGCGTGCGCGGTCTCGACCCGATCCTGAACGGTGGGTTGATACGAAACTCCTTGTATCTGCTGAAAGGCGCACCTGGGACGGGGAAGACCACGATCGGCCTGCAGTTCCTGCTCGAGGGCGCGAGACGCGGCGAGAAGTGCCTGTACCTGGGCCTGTCGGAGACGAGGGGGCAGGTCGACGCGCTCGCGAGCTCGTTCGGCTGGAGCACGGACGGCGTCGAAGTCCATGACATGCGTCGGCGGGGAGAAGCAGAGCAGCAGCGCGGCGCGTACACGGTGTTCAGCCCTCACGAGGTGGAGCTGGAGGAGATCTCGAAGGAGATCCTGGCGCAGGTCGATCGCGTTCAGCCGAGCCGGTTGGTCCTCGACTCCCTGTCGGAGATCCGCCTGCTCGCGGACGACTCGTTCCGTTACCGTCGCGCGCTGCTGAGGCTGGGCGACCAGATCGCCGGCAGGAACTGCACCGGGCTCCTCATCGACGTCGACACCGAACCTGGGCAGGGAGTCGTCGCCGAGACACTGGTCAGCGGGGTCCTGGAGCTCGAGCAGCTCTCCCCCGACTACGGTGGCGATCGACGTCGGCTCCGCGTCCGGAAGCTGAGGGCGTCACAGAGCGTCGGCGGCTACCACGACATGGAGATCGGCGCAGGAGGCGTGCACGTCTTCCCGCGGCTCGTCGCCTCGCAACACCGCACGATGCACTCGAGCAGCGAGGTCCTCAGCGGGATCGCGGAGCTCGACAGGCTCCTCGGGGGCGGCCTCGACCGGGGCACGAGCACCGTCCTCGTCGGCCCCGCGGGAACGGGTAAGTCGACGATCGCGGCGCAGTTCGTGGCCCGTGCCGCGTCGCGCGGCGAGAAGGGTGCGATCCTGTGCTTCGACGAGAGCCCGACGAACCTGCTCATCCGGACGACCGGGCTCGGTATACCGCTGCGGAGCCACGTCGAAGCCGGAACCGTGGAGGTGCGCGCCGTCGACCCGGCCGAGATGAGTCCGGGGCAGCTGTCCGACAGCGTCCGGCAGCTGGTCGAGGAGGATCATCGCATCGTCGTGCTCGACAGCTTGAACGGCTACATCAACGCGATGCCCGGGGAGCGGTTCCTCGCAGCGCATCTTCACGAGCTGCTCGCGTATCTCTCGGAGAAGGGCGTCGCCACGCTGCTCACGCTGGCGCAGCACGGGTTCGTTGCCTCCTCGGAGTCGCCGTTCAACATCAGCTACATCGCGGACACCGTCTTGCTGTTCCGGTACTTCGAGGTCGCCGGCGAGGTCCGGCAGGCGCTCTCGGTCGTGAAGAAGCGGACCGGGGGTCACGAGCGGACGATCCGCGAGCTGCGCTTCGAGCCATCCGGCGTGGTCGTCGGCGAGCCGCTCCTCAAGTTCCAGGGAATCTTCTCCGGGATACCGCAGATCCTCGATCCCGACGCGCTGCGAGCAAAGCGTGGCTCCTCTGAGCGATGA